A region from the Acomys russatus chromosome 24, mAcoRus1.1, whole genome shotgun sequence genome encodes:
- the LOC127207226 gene encoding olfactory receptor 1030: MVAPKKMVRGNYSMVTEFILMGLTDRPELQPVLFVLFLVIYLITVGGNLGMMVLIRIDSRLHTPMYYFLASLSCLDLCYSTNVTPKMLVNFLSEKKTISYAACLVQCYFFIAMVITEYYMLAVMAYDRYMAICNPLLYSSKMSKGVCVRLIAGPYIYGFLSGLMETMWTYRLTFCGSNIINHFYCADPPLIRLSCSDTSIKETSMFVVAGFNLSNSLLIILISYLFILTAILRMRSAEGRRKAFSTCGSHLVAVTVFYGTLFCMYVRPPTDKSVEQSKIIAVFYTFVSPMLNPIIYSLRNKDVKHAFRRLVRRNMLSK; the protein is encoded by the coding sequence ATGGTGGCACCTAAGAAAATGGTCAGAGGGAATTACTCCATGGTGACTGAATTTATTCTCATGGGATTGACAGATCGTCCAGAGCTGCAGCCTGTCCTCTTTGTGCTCTTCCTGGTGATCTATCTGATTACTGTGGGGGGCAATCTTGGCATGATGGTATTAATCAGAATAGATTCACGTCTGCATACCCCTATGTACTACTTTCTTGCCAGCTTGTCTTGCTTGGATTTGTGCTATTCTACCAATGTGACTCCCAAGATGCTCGTGAACTTTTTATCAGAGAAGAAGACCATTTCTTATGCAGCTTGTTTAGTCCAGTGTTATTTTTTCATTGCTATGGTGATTACTGAATATTATATGCTAGCTGTGATGGCCTATGACAGATACATGGCCATCTGTAACCCTTTACTTTACAGCAGCAAGATGTCCAAAGGTGTCTGTGTCCGTCTGATTGCCGGTCCCTATATCTACGGCTTCCTGAGTGGACTGATGGAAACCATGTGGACTTACCGGTTGACCTTCTGTGGCTCCAACATCATCAACCACTTCTACTGTGCTGACCCTCCTCTCATCAGACTCTCCTGCTCTGACACTTCCATTAAGGAAACATCTATGTTTGTAGTAGCAGGATTTAACCTCTCCAACTCCCTGCTCATAATCCTTATTTCCTACCTGTTCATTCTCACTGCCATCTTGAGGATGCGTTCTGCTGAAGGTAGGCGCAAAGCCTTTTCCACCTGTGGGTCGCATCTGGTGGCAGTGACTGTGTTTTATGGGACTCTGTTCTGCATGTATGTTAGACCTCCCACAGACAAGTCAGTGGAGCAGTCCAAAATCATTGCTGTATTCTACACTTTTGTAAGCCCCATGTTGAACCCCATCATTTATAGTCTGAGAAATAAGGATGTGAAACATGCTTTTCGGAGGCTAGTTAGAAGAAATATGCTTTCAAAGTAA